GTTAGACAGAGACATGTTGCCTGTTTCGCTGGTTGTTCGCTGCGCCTTCTTGGCCGGGTCTCCTCCGCTTCCTTCGGCTGGTTAGCTACCGAATGACGGCTGTGACCTTAGCTCAGCGCGGAGGGACACCGGCCGGGCGGGACTGGGTACGCCCACTGCTGTTGATTGGCTACAGCGCGAAAAAAGCGTCGCATTCCATTGCATATGTTTACTGTCTGTTCTCTGACGTCACATCTCACTCCTGATGACTTCAGCTCAACTTCGTCGATATGAAAACAGATTTCTTGTTTCGTCACCAATTAAATGATCTGTTATTATCATTAAATATTTTAGTAGTAGTACTTCTGATACTTCTACCACCACTGAACCTCgaccaaataaaacatttcGTGCTGCTTATGCGCTTAGTGCATCACAAATAATGTAGTAACACTGAGAGGGATCAATCTGCAACTTCAGTACTTTTACAGAAGCGTACACTAACAAAAGGgtattaaaaagcagtgatatCAATCACTCAGTCAGGGATGAtaaacataaaaccaaatgagcTCTTCATATCCATATTGATAAAtacacttttattttctgtaattcTATCAAATCCTATTATGACTTTGAACAATGATTTGTCAACTTGGGACTTGAGGGAGAGTAGATGAACAGCTGCGACTGTGCAGAGGAATCACAGGGTCAAAGAAGCTGTTTTAAGTAGAATCACACTTCATTTATTTGGACAAAGTAATATGTTTGACTAAACACAGACAGTCACTGTCTGAACAGGCAGAGATTCAGTATTCATCTGTACAACCAGAAGGTTTATTAGGTGGGATGCAAGTGTGTCATGGTGGCTCTTCACTCCTCAGCCTCTCTCCACTCTTTGGGCGTGACCCTCCCAACAGGTGACATATTCCAAGTGATGCCGGTCTGAGTCAGCACCTGCACAAAGACCACAAAGATCATTATagaattaacagaaaaaaaagtcttgctACTGCAAAGAAGTTCAACTCAAAATCCAACGTTGTGCTGAAGTTACACCAAAAACTGCAGAATCTACTCCTAAGATTCAAGCACCTCTCTGTGGTGTTTGATAAAGCATCATATCGAGCTCAGCTGTCGTCCTCAGTGATTTCAGCTTTCTCTCATCACTGTTACCATGTGCACTCTCTTGGTGGCTGTAAATATTATAAAGAGTATAAAACATTCCCTGAGACACGCCCTGTTTGATTTGTCTCTATATAATAAAACTGTCCTGATCTATTTGTCAAGTAGGTTTTTGATCAGAGTACATTGTTGATATTTGTCCAATGAGAAGTTTCAACCTTTGCAGCTTTCAACCCAttttattgaattatttcaCACTTTCTGTATTGTGACGAGAATCCCAGAAACTCAAACTTCTTCCTCCCACACCACTAAAACCCTGGAGGTATGTGGCATTTACTTCTCCTGACTTTAAAACATAGCATTTTTAACCAGCAGCTGTGATGCTCTTTGCCCCACTTTGTGCATTTATACTTAAAACTGAACGTGGCATGGCCCAACAGGACCGCACTACTTACGTATCCCCACACAGCCACGCAGAAGAGCGCTCCGCCCGCCAACACACTGGTGCCGTACTTGGTGTGGAAGTCCTGTGGGGCGGTGGATCCATGCCTCACCTGCCTCACAGCCTGACCTggatgacacacacaggcttcacGGTAATGGCTGGAGTTCATGAAATGCATTATTAAAATCTTTTATTCTGAATTACTTTACCATTTATGCCATTTTACAATTCTCTTCATAGAGactaaataacaataaaaataaaattaaacatAAGTGACTACAAAAACAGAGGTTCAGTTAACAGAACAGTGACAGACACTGATGTGGTCATAAAGCTGAATATTTAAAGATGTCAGTATCTGTCTCGGCCAGCGTTGGTGAACTCAGTCACACAGAGGTGATGCAGTGATTCTTCATGTGGACACAGGACGACCTGTAAGAgccttttcacactgactccaCTGTAACTGCAACAAACATGTTTCAGGCTGGATTCAGTTAGAATCTATCAAACCAGCTGGATGAATGGGTTGAgatcagctgctctcagttcaGGTGTATTGCATTGTTTTTCACCAAAAAGGTCACATTTCCCATCAGGTCAGTGAAAGCCATGGCTGTTATTGGTCATATTAGTCCTTTTTTAATTGTGAATGATTAAGTGTTAAGTGTTGAGGAAATGACTGAGTCCACATCCTTTGAAAGTTCATTTCTTCAAACGTTAAATCCGGATGAAAAGTCTGTCCTCGTTTGTCCTTCCTTTATCAGACTGTCTAACTTCATGGGCATCATCTGGACAGTTTATcgttttattattttcagttattAACGCATATTTAGAcataaagcaaatgaaaatattatttaaTACAATTATTTCAGGTAGCTCATTTTTATCATCATGTCTGTGCCGAACAATGACACATCGATGAAAAACTACGAATGCTTATTTGGGAAAGTAGTTTTACTCTaaactaaaaaacaaactgGTCTGCCTTATGGAAGATAATGAAGGACACTAAATGAGACAAACCGTCTTTTTAGACATATCACGACCCCAGCGAGagttgctaacgttagctggctAGCTGTTGACGTTAGCACCCGTGACCGCGGTCACAGAGCAAAGGCAGACTGGTCAAACTTTATTCATTAAACTTCATGACACTAGCgcctgactgaaaacacacagacaacacaattTCTACTAATGAACTGTTTCCTTACCGCTGATGTTGACTGCAGCTTTAGCAAACCGGTACATGTTAGCTAGCCTGGTGCTTTCAGTTACCCTTGAAGAACGGAAGTGGAATATGGCCGCAGCACGTAGACACAGCGGAAGTTACGATAGCCAATGTGAGCATGCGCAGACCTAAACAAAGCGTTGAAATATAGGAATAGACGTTTCTAGACTTTTGTAAAGTGAAACATATGCACGAAGCAGTTACCGGttattttggttatttttcacTTACATAAGCAACTCACCGTTCATGTTCCGGGTGATATCAATAAAAACTAAAGCGACAGCATTTGACAGCACCGTGTCAGGATGGCCGAGTGGTCTAAGGCGCCAGACTCAAGGATAAGCTCCTTCCGTTGAAGCGGGACTTCTGGTCTCCGAATGGAGGCGTGGGTTCGAATCCCACTTCtgacacatctttttttttttttttctttttttccttcgtGGTCAATGACAGTAATGATAAAGAACGTGTGAACTGAGAGCTGAATCACGACCGCTGAGCGTCGATGTGCAAACTTGAAAACGTCTCACCTCAGCAAAGGGCCTCTTCAGTTTTGACTGATTGTGGAGAGAACAGGTATTCAAGTTTTGTGAGGCTGTAATGAGGTTCATTGATCCCACCTGGATCCGTACTGCTCCTGACTATGTAACGGCAGTCATTACAGTACTAAATACACTCAGTACACAGTCTAAGTGTATGATATAAACTGCTTAAAGATGAAACTGGTTCATATTTTATTCAAACTGTTCGTGACTGAGTTGACATGATTTTAAGAACATCCTAAATACTTTAAATTTCAACATGTATGTCTCTATGAAGTGCTCTTAGTTTCTTCAATTCAATAGTCAgaatatttcatgttaattcAAAAAGTCTTTATTTGCATCAAAATCTCACTTTCATAACATACATTCAAAATAATGTGGAGGTACTGAGATCAACAGACTGACAAGTCTTCctttttgtaattttctttattaaatgaaaatatcattttCAGGATTATAACTGTGTCATAATGTTTAGTTTGTGTATGTTGTGCATGCATACTGAAAAGGTTCCCTCATTAAAACTCAGCAGgtgatttcacacatttttctacagtcagaaaaacaaactcctTCCACAGGACTGAAAATTAACAATATTTCCTAAAATTAAAGTTTCTGATTCTTTTTCATGGTGGATTTAGTGTCAGAAAGGATGTGACCAAACCATCAGCTGGAGACGAATCTCAGGTCATGATTCTTCATCATGTTTctaaaatgaaagcagctgtttgagatGAAGCTCCTCTGAACGTCATAAACTGCAGCTACGATCACGTGAAACACAACTGCAGGTGAATGAAGGGTccagatttttgtttgttaaaaatCATTGCACGTTACTTGTTCTGTCTGAACTAAAGTCCGAAATCTAAAGAATTTGAATTATAATTgtaaaagaaaagcatcaaatctttGCAtgtgagaagaagaaactagaggatgttttttttcaatGAGAAACTGATTCTAAAACTGGTGTCAATCAAATTTCTGTCCCTTTGAATGAAGTCTGATCATCAGGCCACAAGGTCGAGAAAGAACGACACGGACTGAACCGAAGCTTTGCAGCATTGGTTAAAACAGTCGAAAATCTCTGGATCAGATCGAAACAAATGGCCCCGAAGAGAAATCAACAGTGAAAATCAGACACACGGATCAGTGAGGAAAAGTCCGTCAGCTCAACGTTTGAGGGGCTGGACATTAAAAACAAGTCTGCACTTTCTCTCACAGGACAATGGACAGAgaaaatttttttttacatcatatCAATAAAGGCTAACAAAGGCCTGAagccagagaagagagaggtgaGATCGCATgtgatcaatcagctgatcagcgTTTGGTCCGATTCGCTGCACTGAAAAGGAAATTTCCAACGTTTGTCATCCTTCTGCTCAGAACTGCGTCCATCTCGACTCTGAACTCAGCTGCGGCTGGAAAACGTGACAGAGGACTTCAGCTAAAGCTTTCAGATAAATTTCATTTCACAGGTTTGTCTCTGATACTGAAGCCAAGGCAGGAACGAGTCCTCAGATCAGCGgctgaaaccaaacaaactcAGAGACAAACATCTGAGGTGATTTTGGTCAAACTGGAGTTTATCTGGAAACTTTAAGAGGCTCAAACAGTTTGatctgatgtttgtgtgaagaacaaagacaatctGAGAGTAAAACTCATGTTTCTTCACTCTGAGTGAAACTGAGACGAGGAGCTGAAGTTTGGACGAGAGGAATGTGTCAAACCTGCCGGAGCAGATTCGTCCTCAGCCTCACAGAAACGGACCTAAACTCTACAAAACTACAAAGCTCTACGGCTGATTTCACTGTTGATGCCTTCTAGACTTCAGAACAGAAAATCTAGGATTGTGATGGTCCAAAATCACGAGAATGCAAACAGAAGATTCAGGAATTACCCCCAAACAGGCGACAAAATCACAAACGTTAAGGCATCCGTCGACTCTCCGTCTTCTAGTCGGCCTTTTTGTCTTTGCCTTCCTCGTCGTCGGTGTACTCCGTGGGCTCCTCTCCAGGCTTCAGGAGCTTGCCGACATAGTCATACTTTGCTGTgatgggaagaaaaaaagaagaaagttaTGGACGGCCTCAAGACTCGAGAACGCAGCTGGACCTGATCAATCCAATCATTTCATTGATTCGCTGATTAATTAGTCAACAACGACTGACCTCCTGGAGTTTCTAAGCCATGATGTTTTTTAACACTCCTGCAGAGTCAGTTTTGATCAAatgagtcattttatttcatttcagctcGGACAGTTTTCAGCACTCCGGTCAAATCACTGTTTACTGAGACGTTGATGTTGACCGTCACATTTCTACTCACTGGTGAACTGAGACTCCCACTCAGAGAGGCTCTCCTGCTGCATGGCGTTCAGGTCCGACAGGTCGTCGTGTTCGTCTTTCAGGGCGTCTTTCTCCAGGCAGAACGTGGCCAAACCTCTGGACGCGTCTCTGCCTGCAAACACTCCATACGGCCCCTCTGcaagacagcaaagacacacagacacacggtGAAGAGGCTGCAGGACTACGGCAGCAAACCAGCAGGAGGTGTCCATATTTCCAAAAAACCCAAATCCAGACAAAGATCTGTGGAAAACGGCGGCCATTTCAGGTCAGTTTCCCCTCAGCGATCAATAATGTGTTCTGATAAAGGAGTCTGGTGACTAGATCATCTCCCCCTGAAAAGGCCAAACCAGCAACAACCTGATCCACTACAAACTGTCTGTTATCAC
Above is a window of Chaetodon auriga isolate fChaAug3 chromosome 15, fChaAug3.hap1, whole genome shotgun sequence DNA encoding:
- the cox7b gene encoding cytochrome c oxidase subunit 7B, mitochondrial, producing MYRFAKAAVNISGQAVRQVRHGSTAPQDFHTKYGTSVLAGGALFCVAVWGYVLTQTGITWNMSPVGRVTPKEWREAEE